The window CGCCCCGGAGGTCGTGGCGGCCATGAAGGCGATGTCCGACCGCATCGAGATCGTTTCGGCGGAACGGATCCAGGGGGAACTGAACAAGCTGATCCTTTCCGCCAACCCGCGCCAGGGTCTGGGACTGCTGGTGGACACCGGGCTGGCCGACCAGGTGCTCCCGGAGCTGCCCGCGCTGCGGCTGGAGAGTGACGAACACCACCGGCACAAGGACGTCTACGACCACTCGCTGATCGTGCTGGAGCAGGCGATCGCGCTGGAAGAGGACGGCCCGGACCTGGTGCTGCGGCTCGCGGCCCTGCTGCACGACATCGGCAAGCCCCGCACCCGCCGCTTCGAGAGCGACGGCCGGGTCTCCTTCCACCACCACGAGGTGGTGGGCGCGAAGATGACCAAGAAGCGGCTCACCGCTTTGAAGTACTCCAACGACATGATCAAGGACGTGTCCCGGCTGGTGGAGCTGCATCTGCGCTTCCACGGATACGGCGACGGGGAGTGGACGGACTCCGCGGTGCGGCGCTACGTCCGTGACGCCGGTCCGCTGCTGGAGCGCCTGCACAAGCTGACCCGGTCCGACTGCACCACGCGCAACAAGCGCAAGGCCAATGCCCTCTCCCGTACCTACGACGGGCTCGAGGAGCGCATCGGGCAGCTGCAGCAGCAGGAGGAGCTGGACGCGATCCGGCCCGACCTGGACGGCAACGAGATCATGCAGGTGCTGGACGTCGGTCCGGGTCCGGTGATCGGCAAGGCCTACGCCTTCCTGCTGGAGATGCGGCTGGAGAACGGCCCGATGGGGCGTGACGCCGCCGTCGCCGCGCTCAAAGAGTGGTGGGCCTCGCAGGCCTGACGTACGCATGCGGGGTCGATGTTTCACGTGAAACATCGACCCCGCATGCGATCACGGGCGATGTTTCACGTGAAACATCGCCCGCCCGTGCCGCGACAGCAGGACCGCTGTCGCGGCGTAGAGGGCGGCCACACCGACGACGAGGATCACGGACTGCCCGTCGGCGGGGAGCATGAGGGAGGCGACCGCCGCGGCGCCGACGAAGGCCACGTTGAAGAGCACGTCGTAGACGGAGAAGACGCGGCCGCGGTAGTCGTCGTCCACCCGGAACTGCACTTCGGTATCGGTGGCGATCTTGGCGCCCTGGGTGGCGAGGCCGAGTACGAACGCGGCGACCAGCATCGGTCCGGGGGTGAAGGGCAGGCCGAGGGCGGGGACCAGGACCGCGGCCCCTGCGGAGCAGGCGGTGATCCAGCCGAGGGTGCCCAGCCGGCCCACGAGCCAGGGGGTCACGACGGCGGCCGCGAAGAAGCCGGCCCCGGAGGCGCCGACCGCCACGCCCAGCAGGGCCAGCCCGTCGGCCTCGTTGTCCGACCAGGAGTAGCGGCAGAGCATCAGCAGCATGACGAACAGGGCCCCGTAGCAGAACCGCATCATGGTCATCGCGGTGAGCGCCCGGGCCGCCTCGCGCCGGTGGGCGAGGTGTCTGAGCCCTTCGGCCATGCCCCGCACCGTGAGCGCGACTCCTTCCGCGAGCGAGGGGTGGGCCCTGCCGGCGGGGTGATCGGGCCCGAGGAGCCCGATGGCCAGGCGCAGGGAGACGAGGGCCGCACAGAGGTACAGCCCGGCCCCGAGCAGGACGACGAGGGCGTTGGAGCCGGAGGCCAGCAGCCGGACGAGGAAGGCCAGCCCGCCCCCGGCGACCGCCGCGAGGGTTCCGGCGGTGGGGGAGAGCGCGTTCGCGGTGACGAGCTGATCGGGTCCGACGACGTGGGGCAGCGAGGCGGCGAGCCCGGCCAGCACGAAGCGGTTGACGGCGGTCACGGACAGGGCTGATGCGTAGAACAGCCAGTCGGGGACCTGCGCGACGATCAGCATCCCGGTGACACAGGCGAGGAAGGCCCGCAGCAGGTTGCCGTAGAGGAAGACCTGACGCCGGCGCCAGCGGTCGAGCAGTACGCCGGCGAAGGGGCCGATGGCCGAGTAGGGCAGGAGCAGAACCGCCATGGCGGACGCGATCGCCGCCGGCGAGGTCTGTTTCTCCGGGGAGAAGATGACGTAGGTGGCGAGTGCGACCTGGTACACACCGTCCGCCGCCTGGGAGAGCAGCCGTACGGCGAGCAGGTTGCGGAAGTCCCTCAGGCGCAGGAGTACGCGCAGATCACGTACGACAGGCATGAGGGAAAGGGTCACATACGCGGAGGGTCCCCGGGCACATTGCCCGGGGACCCTCCGCGGAAGAACAGTCGAAGTCCAGGTGTCCACAGGACCCTTGGGGGTTCGACTAGCGCTCGACCTCACCCTTGATGAACTTCTCGACGTTGGCGTAGGCCTCGTCGTCGAAGTACTGCACCGGCGGGGACTTCATGAAGTAGCTCGACGCCGACAGGATCGGGCCGCCGATACCGCGGTCCTTGGCGATCTTCGCGGCGCGCAGGGCGTCGATGATGACACCGGCGGAGTTCGGGGAGTCCCACACCTCGAGCTTGTACTCGAGGTTCAGCGGGACATCGCCGAAGGCGCGACCCTCGAGGCGGACGTAGGCCCACTTGCGGTCGTCGAGCCACGCGACGTAGTCGGACGGGCCGATGTGGACGTTCTTCTCGCCGAGCTCACGGTCGGGGATCTGCGAGGTGACGGCCTGCGTCTTGGAGATCTTCTTCGACTCGAGGCGGTCGCGCTCGAGCATGTTCTTGAAGTCCATGTTGCCGCCGACGTTGAGCTGCATGGTGCGCTCAAGACGGACACCGCGGTCCTCGAACAGCTTCGCCATCACGCGGTGCGTGATGGTGGCGCCGACCTGCGACTTGATGTCGTCGCCGACGATCGGGACACCGGCCTCGGTGAACTTGTCCGCCCACTCCTTGGTGCCGGCGATGAAGACCGGGAGGGCGTTGACGAAGGCGACCTTGGCGTCGATGGCGCACTGGGCGTAGAACTTCGCCGCTGCCTCGGAACCGACGGGGAGGTAGCAGATCAGAACATCGACCTCGCGGTCCTTGAGGACCTGGACGATGTCGACCGGAGTCTCGGCGGACTCCTCGATCGTCATGCGGTAGTACTTGCCCAGACCGTCCAGGGTGTGGCCGCGCTGGACGGTCACCCCGGTGTTCGGGACGTCGCAGATCTTGATGGTGTTGTTCTCGCTGGCGCCGATGGCGTCCGAAAGGTCGAGGCCGACCTTCTTCGCGTCGACGTCGAACGCGGCGACGAACTCGATGTCACGCACGTGGTAGTCGCCGAACTGGACGTGCATCAGACCGGGGACCTTGGCCGCCGGGTCGGCGTCCTTGTAGTACTCGACGCCCTGCACCAGCGAGGCGGCGCAGTTGCCTACGCCGACGATGGCTACGCGAACCGAACCCATTCCGGTTGCTCCCTGTTTGTTCTCGGACGAGGTCTGCGAGATGCAGGCCTCATTTTTCAGTTTCGTCGGACGGACCGGATCGTCTCCGATCCCGTCCCGCCCGCTCACTCTCGATGAGCTCGTTCAGCCAGCGCACTTCGCGCTCCACGGACTCCATGCCGTGCCGCTGCAGCTCAAGCGTGTAGTCGTCGAGGCGCTCCCGTGTCCGGGCGAGTGAGGCGCGCATCTTCTCCAGGCGCTCCTCCAGCCGGCTGCGGCGGCCCTCCAGTACCCGCATGCGCACGTCTCGTTCGGTCTGGCCGAAGAAGGCGAAGCGGGCGGCGAAGGACTCGTCCTCCCAGGTGTCGGGGCCCGTGTGGGAGAGGAGCTCCTCGAAGTGCTCCTTACCCGCGGCCGTCAACCGGTAGACGATCTTGGCGCGGCGCCCTGCGAGTGAAGCGGCGAGAGCGTCCTCCGGAGCGTTGCCCGGTTCTTCGATCAACCAGCCGTTGGCGACCAGCGTCTTGAGGCAGGGGTAGAGCGTCCCGTAGCTGAAGGCCCTGAACACCCCCAGTGAGGTGTTGAGCCGCTTGCGCAGCTCGTAGCCGTGCATGGGGGATTCGCGCAGCAGGCCGAGGACGGCGAACTCGAGGATGCCTGAGCGTCTGCTCATCCGCCCGCCTCTCCTCCGCCCCTGAGTCTTTATACCGAGCTGATGTATCGACTCGATACATCCAGACGATAGAACGGGCCGCCCTGATCGACAAGTGGGGACGTGGTGACCGGCATCACATCACCAATTCGCAGGAGGCGGGTTGCCTGATTTGGGGTGAACTTCGGCACTGGGCTGGTTTTGCGCGTGCGTAGTCTGTGGGCCAGTACACCGGGGGAACCGGAATCATCTGCCGCTTCCAGGCCACTCGCCTGCCCGAGGAGTAGTCGTTCGATGAGCGAGCACCGCCGCAAACCGCCGCAGCCCCAGGGTGGTGGGCGCGCCTCCACCCGCCGCGCCGCCCAGCAGCGCCCCGGCAGGGGCGCCCCGGCCGGACGTGACGTCCCCACGGCGTCGCCCAGTGGGCCGTACGCCCCGGAGCCCGGGGTCAGCCGCGCAGAGGCCCGCCGGGCCGCCCAGAGAGGATCTTCCGCGGGCCGCGGGAGAGGAACCGGAACCGCCACGCGCGGCGGCCGCCCGGACACGCGGTTCATCAATTACCCGCGGTCCGACAGGGACGGCTGGAAGCGCTTCGTGCCGTCCTGGAAGCTGGTCTCCGGCACGGCCCTGGGCTTCTTCGCGGTCCTCGTCGCCGGCACCGGCATCGGCATCGCCATGGTGGGCACGCCGGACCCGAACAAGGCCGCCAAGGCGCAGAACAACGTCTTCTACTGGTCCGACGGCAGCCAGATGGTGGCGACGGGCGGTTCCATGAACCGGCAGATCGTGCAGATCTCGAGCATCCCCCGGTCCATGAGGGACGCCGTGATCGCGGCGGAGAACGAGTCCTTCGAGACGGACAAGGGCGTGGACCCGATGGGCATCGCCCGCGCCGTGTGGAACATGGCCACGGGCGGCTCCACCCAGGGCGGCTCGACCATCACCCAGCAGTACGTGAAGAACAACTACCTCGACACCGACCAGACGCTCAAGCGCAAGGTCACCGAGCTGTTCATCGCGCTGAAGCTGGGCGTCTCCGAGGAGAAGGACGAGGTCCTCGCGGGCTACCTCAACACCGCCTACTACGGTCGGGACGCCTACGGGATCCAGGCCGCGGCCCGCGCCTACTTCGGCAAGGACAGCCAGGACCTGAACCCCGCCGAGTGCGCCTTCCTGGCCTCCGTGCTGAAGGGCCCCAACCTCTACAACCCGGACGGCGGCATCGGTGCCGCGGCCACCCCCGAGCTCAACGACCAGCGGGCCAGGGAGCGCTGGGCCTGGGTGCTGGACCGCCAGGTCGAGGTCGGCCGGATGGACAAGACCGAGCGGGCGAAGTACACGGACGCGCAGTTCCCCCCGCGCGTCGAGTCGGAACAGGCCCGCGGCATGACCGGCCAGATCGGCTACCTGGTCGACACGGCCAAGGCGTACGTGATGAAGACCCAGGGCGTCTCCGTCGAGCAGATGGCCCTGGGCGGCTACAAGATCAAGACCACGTTCGAGAAGTCGAAGGTGGACGCTCTGACCAAGGCGGTCGAGGAAACCCGCGACGGGTTCATCGACGAGAAGAAGCGCCCCGACACCGACACCTTCGTGCAGTTCGGCGCGGCCTCCGTGGACGTGAAGAGCGGGGCGCTCGTGGCCCTGTACGGCGGTCCGGGCTGGGACCGGAAGCACTTCAGCAACAACGCCAACACCAGCGGTGTCCCGGTCGGCTCGACCTGGAAGCCGTACGTGCTGGCGGCGGCGATGGAGTACGGCACCCAGAACTCCAACGGCAAGGGCATCTCGGCCGACAGCAAGTACCAGGCCAACGACCTCACGGTGATCAACAACCGTGAGGGCAGGCCGCTGCGCGACGGTTCCGGCAACCCGTTCAAGCAGAAGAACGAGAGCCCCACCCCCTTCGGGTACGTGACCCTCAACGAGGCGATGGAGAAGTCCATCAACGTCCCGTTCGCCCAGCTCGTCTTCGACGTCGGCCACAACAAGGTCCGGGAGGTGGCGAAGTCCACCGGCCTCCTCGAGGAGTCGCTGAACCCGAACAACGACGCCTCCTTCGCCCTGGGCACCTCGACCCCCAGCGCCATCCGGATGGCCGACTCGTACGCGACCTTCGCCGCCTCCGGCACCCACCGCGAGCCCTACTCCGTGATGGAGGTCGTGAAGGACGGCGTGAAGCTGCCCCTCGAGGCGCCGAAGGACCAGCGGGCCATGGACAACGCCATCGCGGACAACATCACCAAGGTCCTGCAGAACGTGGTCCAGAACGGCACCGCGACCAAGGTCAAGAAGCTGGGCAGGCCGGCCGCCGGCAAGACCGGCACCACGGACGAGAACAAGTCGGCGTGGTTCGTCGGCTACACCCCGGAGCTGTCCACCTCGGTGGCACTCTTCCGCACCGACCCCAACTCGGCGGACCGGAAGCTGATCTCCATGAAGGGCGTGGGTGACATCCCGTCCATCCACGGTGGCGACATCCCGGCCCAGATCTGGACCGAGTACATGCGCGAAGCGCTCCAGGGTGCCCCGGTCAAGGACTTCCCGGAGCCCGAGGACATCGGCGTCGTCGCCGATTCCGCCGGTGCCCCCTCCCCGACCCCCTCGGTCGTCGTCCCGCCGTCCCCGTCCCCGTCGACGATCCCGCCGAGCTCCCCGGCGCCGTCGCCGACCCCGTCCAAGGGCGGCAGGCCGTCCTGCAAGCCGTGGGAGCTGTACTGCGACCCGGACAGCACGGGCGGGACCACCAACGGAGGCACCGACGGAGGTACCGACGGAGGCACCAACTCGGGGGTCATCGCCGGCACCACCGGCGGATCCAGCGGATCGCCGTCCCCTTCGGGCACCGGCAGACCCGGCCGCTCGGGCGGCACGACGGGCTCGTTCGACGGCTTCGAGACCGAGTGATCCGCACCACCGCCCGGTGAGCCGAGGAAGGCCGTCACACCCGCCGTGTGACGGCCTTCCCCCGTGTCCGGGCCCGTACGGCAGGATGAGCCCCATGACGAAGGTGCACGAGGACCGCCCCGTACTGCCCACACAGCAGGACGAGGTCGCCGCAGCGGGCAGTGAGTTCATCGGCGGCCCGCTCGGCCGCTACGCCAGCCTCGGCGGGCACTGGCTGGGGCCGGTCCGCATCGTGGCCCTCCTCGCCATCGGCATGTTCGCGCTCGGCATGGTGCAGAAGCTGCCCTGCTACGACTGGGCGTGGTTCCGGGGAGCGGGCTCGCAGTACACCCACGCCTGCTACTCCGACATCCCGCATCTGTACGCGGTACGCGGCTTCGCCGACAACCTCACGCCCTACTTCGACCGGCTCCCCGGGGACATGGAGTACCTGGAGTACCCGGTGCTCACCGGGCTCTTCATGGAGATCGCCTCCTGGCTGACCCCCGGCAGCGGCTCCATGCAGCACCGCGAACAGATGTACTGGATGGTCAACGCGGGCATGCTGATGGCCTGCGCGGCGGTCATCGCCGTGTGTGTCGCCCGCACCCACCGCCGGCGGCCCTGGGACGCCCTGCTCTTCGCCCTCGCGCCCGCCTTCGCCCTCACGGCCACGATCAACTGGGACCTGCTGGCCATCGCCCTGACGGCCGCCGCGATGCTCATGTGGTCCCGCGGGCGGGCGGTCCTCTTCGGGGTCCTCATCGGCCTGGCCACCGCCGCCAAGCTCTATCCCGTGCTGCTGCTCGGGGTGCTGTTCGTGCTCTGCTGGCGGGCCGGGAAGTGGCGCGAGTTCGGGCTGGCCGCCCTCGGCACGGTCCTGGCCTGGCTGACGGTGAACCTGCCCGTCATGCTCTTCGCCTGGGAAGGCTGGACGAAGTTCTACACCTTCAGCCAGGAGCGGCCGATCGACTTCGGCTCCGTGTGGCTGCTGATCTCCCAGCGCTCGGGCAACCCCCTGGACGGCGCCAACACGTACGCGACCGGGCTGACGCTCCTGCTGTGCGGGGCCATCGGGCTGCTCACCCTGACCGCCCCCCGGCGCCCCCGTTTCGCGCAGCTGGCCTTCCTGGTCGTCGCCGCCTTCATCCTGTGCAACAAGGTCTACTCGCCGCAGTACGTGCTGTGGCTCATCCCGCTCGCCGCGCTGGCCCGGCCGCGCTGGCGCGACTTCCTGATCTGGCAGGCGGGCGAGGTCGTCTACTTCCTCGGGATCTGGTTCTACCTCGCCTACACGACCAGCGGGGACAAGCACCAGGGCCTGCCCGTGGAGGGCTACCAGCTGGCGATCGTCGCCCACCTGCTGGCCACCCTGTACCTGTGCGCGGTCATCGTCCGCGACATCCTGATGCCCGAGCGCGACGTCGTACGGCGGGACGGCTCGGACGACCCTTCCGGCGGCGTCCTGGACGGGGCCGAGGACGTGTTCGTGCTCTCGGACGCGGCGAGGGCGCCGCGGTACGCGGCGCCCTCGGATGGACAGCGGGTCGACTGGGGCACGGGCCCCAAGGACTGACCGGGCGGATCAGGCGTCGAGCACCCGGTCGAACTGCGTGGTGGTGTGACGCAGGTGCGCCACGAGCTCGTCGCCGACCTTCGGCTCGGTCGCGTCCGAGGGCACGAACAGGATCGACACCTGCATGTGCGGCGGCTCCGCGAACCAGCGCTGCTTGCCCGCCCACACGAACGGCGACAGGTTCCGGTTGACCGTGGCCAGGCCCGCCCGGGCGACGCCCTTGGCGCGCGGCATCACACCGTGGAGCGCCTTGGGGGCCTCCAGGCCCACCCCGTGCGAGGTACCGCCGGCGACCACGACCAGCCAGCCGTCGGAGGCGGCCTTCTGCTGGCGGTAGCCGAAGCGGTCGCCCTTGGCCACGCGCGTGACGTCGAGGACCGCGCCGCGGTACTCGGTCGCCTCGTGGTCGCCCAGCCACAGCCGGGTGCCGATGCGGGCCCGGAAACGGGTCTGCGGGAACTGCTGCTGGAGCCGCGCCAGTTCCTGCGCCCGCAGGTGGCTGACGAACATCGTGTGCAGCGGCAGCCGGGCCGCGCGCAGCCGGTCCATCCAGCCGATGACCTCCTCGACGGCGTCCGAGCCGTCCGGGCGGTCCAGCGGCAGGTGCAGGGCGAAGCCCTCCAGCCGGACGTCCTCGATGGCGCCGTGCAGCTGGCCCAGGTCCTGCTCGGAGATCCCGTGGCGGCGCATCGAGCTCATGCACTCGATGACCACGCGGGCGCCGACCAGGCTGCGGACCCCGTCCAGGGAGGACACCGAGCGGATGACCCGGTCGGGCAGCGGCACCGGCTCCTCGCCCCGCCGGAACGGGGTCAGGACGAGCAGGTCGCCGCCGAACCAGTCCTTGATGCTCGCGGCCTCGTACGTCGTCCCGACGGCGAGCACGTCGGCGCCCAGCCGGGTCGCCTCCTCGCACAGCCGCTCGTGGCCGAAGCCGTAACCGTTGCCCTTGCAGACCGGGATCATTCCGGGGAACTGGTCCTGGATCTGCTTCTGGTGCGCACGCCAGCGCGCGGTGTCGACGTAGAGCGTGAGCGCCATGCCCGTCCGGAACCTCTCCTGAGAAGCTGCCTGGTGCAGCGGTGCTGTGTGTGTGGATGGGGCGGGGTGGAGACCTGGGTCAGCGGCGCGACATGTAGATGTCGAGCGCCTTGTGGAGCACCTTGTTGAGCGGGAAGTCCCACTCGCCGACGTACTCCACGGCCTCGCCGCCCGTGCCGACCTTGAACTGGATGAGCCCGAACAGGTGGTCGTTCTCGTCCAGCGTGTCAGAGATGCCGCGCAGGTCGTAGACGCTGGCGCCGAGTGCGTACGAGTCGCGCAGCATGCGCCACTGCATCGCGTTCGAGGGCCGCACCTCGCGCTTGTGGTTGGCGGAGGCGCCGTAGGAGTACCAGACGTGCTGGCCGACGGTGAGCATCGTGGCGGCGGCCAGCGGCTCCCCCTCGTGCGTGGCGATGTAGAGGCGCATCCGGTTGGGGTCCTCGGAGTTGAGGGCCGTCCACTGGCGCTGGAAGTAGCTGAGCGGGCGCGGGCGGAACTTGTCGCGCTCAGCCGTGATCTCGTACAGGTGCTGCCACGTCGGCAGGTCGTCGTAGCCGCCCTGGACGACCTCGACGCCGGCCTTCTCGGCCTTCTTGATGTTGCGGCGCCACAGCTGGTTGAAGCCCTTGAGGACGTCGTCCAGCGAGCGGTTGGCCAGCGGCACCTGGAAGACGTAGCGGGGCTGGACGTCGCCGAAGCCGGCGCCGCCGTCCTCGGCCTGCTGCCAGCCCATGCGGCGCAGCTTGTCGGACACCTCGAAGGCGCGGGGCTCGATGACCGAGGCCTCCACGTCGCGCAGGCGCTTCACGTTCGGGTCCTGGATGCCGGCCTTGATGGCGGTCGAGTTCCAGCGGCGGATGACGACGGGCGGACCCATCTTCACGGTGAAGGCGCCCTGCTGCTTGAGGTGCGCCAGCATCGGCTGGAGCCACTCGTCCAGGTTCGGGGCGTACCAGTTGATGACCGGGCCCTCGGGGAGGTAAGCGAGGTACCGCTTGACCTTGGGCAGCTGCCGGTACAGCACGAGGGCCGCGCCGACGAGTTC of the Streptomyces sp. NBC_01294 genome contains:
- a CDS encoding CCA tRNA nucleotidyltransferase, producing MSNATEDNPSALSQVQLRAVSELLRVAPVADELGRRFQEAGFRLALVGGSVRDALLGRLGNDLDFTTDARPEDVLKIVRPWADSVWDVGIAFGTVGAQKSARVGDAVRNFQIEVTTYRSEAYDRTSRKPEVSYGDSIDEDLVRRDFTVNAMALALPEQEFIDPHGGLEDLAAGVLRTPGTPEDSFSDDPLRMLRAARFAAQLDFEVAPEVVAAMKAMSDRIEIVSAERIQGELNKLILSANPRQGLGLLVDTGLADQVLPELPALRLESDEHHRHKDVYDHSLIVLEQAIALEEDGPDLVLRLAALLHDIGKPRTRRFESDGRVSFHHHEVVGAKMTKKRLTALKYSNDMIKDVSRLVELHLRFHGYGDGEWTDSAVRRYVRDAGPLLERLHKLTRSDCTTRNKRKANALSRTYDGLEERIGQLQQQEELDAIRPDLDGNEIMQVLDVGPGPVIGKAYAFLLEMRLENGPMGRDAAVAALKEWWASQA
- a CDS encoding MFS transporter; its protein translation is MPVVRDLRVLLRLRDFRNLLAVRLLSQAADGVYQVALATYVIFSPEKQTSPAAIASAMAVLLLPYSAIGPFAGVLLDRWRRRQVFLYGNLLRAFLACVTGMLIVAQVPDWLFYASALSVTAVNRFVLAGLAASLPHVVGPDQLVTANALSPTAGTLAAVAGGGLAFLVRLLASGSNALVVLLGAGLYLCAALVSLRLAIGLLGPDHPAGRAHPSLAEGVALTVRGMAEGLRHLAHRREAARALTAMTMMRFCYGALFVMLLMLCRYSWSDNEADGLALLGVAVGASGAGFFAAAVVTPWLVGRLGTLGWITACSAGAAVLVPALGLPFTPGPMLVAAFVLGLATQGAKIATDTEVQFRVDDDYRGRVFSVYDVLFNVAFVGAAAVASLMLPADGQSVILVVGVAALYAATAVLLSRHGRAMFHVKHRP
- a CDS encoding inositol-3-phosphate synthase, which gives rise to MGSVRVAIVGVGNCAASLVQGVEYYKDADPAAKVPGLMHVQFGDYHVRDIEFVAAFDVDAKKVGLDLSDAIGASENNTIKICDVPNTGVTVQRGHTLDGLGKYYRMTIEESAETPVDIVQVLKDREVDVLICYLPVGSEAAAKFYAQCAIDAKVAFVNALPVFIAGTKEWADKFTEAGVPIVGDDIKSQVGATITHRVMAKLFEDRGVRLERTMQLNVGGNMDFKNMLERDRLESKKISKTQAVTSQIPDRELGEKNVHIGPSDYVAWLDDRKWAYVRLEGRAFGDVPLNLEYKLEVWDSPNSAGVIIDALRAAKIAKDRGIGGPILSASSYFMKSPPVQYFDDEAYANVEKFIKGEVER
- a CDS encoding PadR family transcriptional regulator, whose protein sequence is MSRRSGILEFAVLGLLRESPMHGYELRKRLNTSLGVFRAFSYGTLYPCLKTLVANGWLIEEPGNAPEDALAASLAGRRAKIVYRLTAAGKEHFEELLSHTGPDTWEDESFAARFAFFGQTERDVRMRVLEGRRSRLEERLEKMRASLARTRERLDDYTLELQRHGMESVEREVRWLNELIESERAGRDRRRSGPSDETEK
- a CDS encoding transglycosylase domain-containing protein — protein: MSEHRRKPPQPQGGGRASTRRAAQQRPGRGAPAGRDVPTASPSGPYAPEPGVSRAEARRAAQRGSSAGRGRGTGTATRGGRPDTRFINYPRSDRDGWKRFVPSWKLVSGTALGFFAVLVAGTGIGIAMVGTPDPNKAAKAQNNVFYWSDGSQMVATGGSMNRQIVQISSIPRSMRDAVIAAENESFETDKGVDPMGIARAVWNMATGGSTQGGSTITQQYVKNNYLDTDQTLKRKVTELFIALKLGVSEEKDEVLAGYLNTAYYGRDAYGIQAAARAYFGKDSQDLNPAECAFLASVLKGPNLYNPDGGIGAAATPELNDQRARERWAWVLDRQVEVGRMDKTERAKYTDAQFPPRVESEQARGMTGQIGYLVDTAKAYVMKTQGVSVEQMALGGYKIKTTFEKSKVDALTKAVEETRDGFIDEKKRPDTDTFVQFGAASVDVKSGALVALYGGPGWDRKHFSNNANTSGVPVGSTWKPYVLAAAMEYGTQNSNGKGISADSKYQANDLTVINNREGRPLRDGSGNPFKQKNESPTPFGYVTLNEAMEKSINVPFAQLVFDVGHNKVREVAKSTGLLEESLNPNNDASFALGTSTPSAIRMADSYATFAASGTHREPYSVMEVVKDGVKLPLEAPKDQRAMDNAIADNITKVLQNVVQNGTATKVKKLGRPAAGKTGTTDENKSAWFVGYTPELSTSVALFRTDPNSADRKLISMKGVGDIPSIHGGDIPAQIWTEYMREALQGAPVKDFPEPEDIGVVADSAGAPSPTPSVVVPPSPSPSTIPPSSPAPSPTPSKGGRPSCKPWELYCDPDSTGGTTNGGTDGGTDGGTNSGVIAGTTGGSSGSPSPSGTGRPGRSGGTTGSFDGFETE
- a CDS encoding glycosyltransferase family 87 protein, which translates into the protein MTKVHEDRPVLPTQQDEVAAAGSEFIGGPLGRYASLGGHWLGPVRIVALLAIGMFALGMVQKLPCYDWAWFRGAGSQYTHACYSDIPHLYAVRGFADNLTPYFDRLPGDMEYLEYPVLTGLFMEIASWLTPGSGSMQHREQMYWMVNAGMLMACAAVIAVCVARTHRRRPWDALLFALAPAFALTATINWDLLAIALTAAAMLMWSRGRAVLFGVLIGLATAAKLYPVLLLGVLFVLCWRAGKWREFGLAALGTVLAWLTVNLPVMLFAWEGWTKFYTFSQERPIDFGSVWLLISQRSGNPLDGANTYATGLTLLLCGAIGLLTLTAPRRPRFAQLAFLVVAAFILCNKVYSPQYVLWLIPLAALARPRWRDFLIWQAGEVVYFLGIWFYLAYTTSGDKHQGLPVEGYQLAIVAHLLATLYLCAVIVRDILMPERDVVRRDGSDDPSGGVLDGAEDVFVLSDAARAPRYAAPSDGQRVDWGTGPKD
- a CDS encoding alanine racemase is translated as MALTLYVDTARWRAHQKQIQDQFPGMIPVCKGNGYGFGHERLCEEATRLGADVLAVGTTYEAASIKDWFGGDLLVLTPFRRGEEPVPLPDRVIRSVSSLDGVRSLVGARVVIECMSSMRRHGISEQDLGQLHGAIEDVRLEGFALHLPLDRPDGSDAVEEVIGWMDRLRAARLPLHTMFVSHLRAQELARLQQQFPQTRFRARIGTRLWLGDHEATEYRGAVLDVTRVAKGDRFGYRQQKAASDGWLVVVAGGTSHGVGLEAPKALHGVMPRAKGVARAGLATVNRNLSPFVWAGKQRWFAEPPHMQVSILFVPSDATEPKVGDELVAHLRHTTTQFDRVLDA
- a CDS encoding lipid II:glycine glycyltransferase FemX, producing the protein MSLSLRTISREQHLGYLQSLPSASHCQVPAWADVKNEWRSENLGWFNESDELVGAALVLYRQLPKVKRYLAYLPEGPVINWYAPNLDEWLQPMLAHLKQQGAFTVKMGPPVVIRRWNSTAIKAGIQDPNVKRLRDVEASVIEPRAFEVSDKLRRMGWQQAEDGGAGFGDVQPRYVFQVPLANRSLDDVLKGFNQLWRRNIKKAEKAGVEVVQGGYDDLPTWQHLYEITAERDKFRPRPLSYFQRQWTALNSEDPNRMRLYIATHEGEPLAAATMLTVGQHVWYSYGASANHKREVRPSNAMQWRMLRDSYALGASVYDLRGISDTLDENDHLFGLIQFKVGTGGEAVEYVGEWDFPLNKVLHKALDIYMSRR